Genomic DNA from SAR324 cluster bacterium:
GGTTTCGGCCGACAAAAAAACTGAAATTATGTAGAAATCACTTCATGCTTGTCAAGCGGACGCTCTCAGAATGCAAAACCAACTGTGAAGACCATGGCTGCTGGTAGCCGCATCGAGGAGTACCAGCGGTCCCGACGTCCGTTTTGCTCTTCTTCCAGATTGGCTCTGAATTTATCAGGATCGTCATTGAATTTGATATTGTTATACTTGCTTTTGACCGAGTAGGACTGTTCGGAAGGGATTATCCATCGCAAGAAATCAAAGGAAGTAAACATGTTTTCAGAGATCTTCTGAAACCCAACCCCTACGGTGTAGACACTGGTTTCGATGGTCATGTCGTAGTAGGCTTGTGCTGGTTCATACTTGCCATTGACTACTACTCTTTGCCCATACTTGATATAACCACGATTATAAAGCTCCAATCGACGCTGCTCACTAGTACCTGCTAGGTAGAAGCCTTCCGCAATAAAGACCTTGGCATACACCGCTGTATTTATGATTCTGACATCCCCAATTCCATCTTTCCGTAGATCATCTAGAGCACTGAGAATATCAGAATCTACTAACTCCAAACCTACTACAATAGGGTCATAGTAGGCCCCTAGCACAATTCCTGGAGAGGTTAGCAATAGTGGGCTGAGTCCATACTGTATTCCGAAGAGGAGGGCGAAATTACGCTCAAATCGATAGCCTCCCAATTGAAGTGATTCTTCTGTTCCTGGATCGAGTAGCGGATCTTTATCCAGTGGAGATGCTGATTCTTCCTGTGCTCCCACCCACATGGGGACCGACAGAAACAGGAAGAAGAGCAGGATTAAACGCAGACGCATAGACTTGCTTCGCCGACAGGTTTGAAGGATAGTGCAGGACTTACACAAAATAGACCACAAATTTTTGCCGACTACCTTGCTATGACTAGCCTTGTGCGCATTGACCAGCAACTGCTGAGTAGCCTGAGCCAACGTGCTCATCAGCATTCACGACGACGTTTGAACCATAACTTTCATGAACCTCCAGATGTTGTTAACCGGATGCTCAACGCAATTGAGCCTGATAGCTATATCTGTCCTCACCGACACCAACATCCTCCATTGGAAGAATCTTTCCTGGTCCTGCGAGGCGCTGGGGCTGTGATTGTATTCGCAGACACGGGGGAGTTAGAGGACATCCTGGTGTTAGATTCAAGACGTCAGTGCTGGGGTGTAGAAATTCCAGCAGAGCGCTATCACACAATTCTCTCTCGAGCTGTCAGTAGCGTGTTTTACGAGGTCAAGCAGGGCCCTTATGATCCCCAGCGTGCCAAGGAATTTGCTCCCTGGGCCCCTTTGGAAGGCACTCCAGAGGCACTGGCTCATCTACAACGCCTACACAGATGGGTGGACCAGGCCCAGCAAATGTAACCTCGTCAAAAAAGTGGATTGACAAGTCCTAGAGGCTGGGAGATATTTTTCAGCCTATCTCCGCATCGAATGCCGACGTGGCGGAATTGGTAGACGCGCTAGATTCAGGTTCTAGTGGGGGCAACCCCGTGGAGGTTCGATTCCTCTCGTCGGCACCAAAATTCAAATTTTCCCATCTGATTTCAATAACTTAGTCTACTAAACAAGACTAGTTTTTTGCTAAACTTTTCTGATTTCCCCAAATTAATTCTGGAATAGTCATTACTCTAATCATTACTAATTGATTCTCGTCTGAATGATGAGCAGTTGGTGATTGAGGAAGGACATTCCATGGCATGGTTACGAACTCCCTCCCGACTCGTTCAGAATCCTCGTTCTGGTTCCTCTTTTTTCTTTCAAGTCTACATTCCCAAAGATTTGACTCAGCACTTTGATGAAATCAAATCCTTCCGTATCTCTCTTCAATCTGGTACCAAAGCACATTCGAGCAGATTGAGTAGAAATCTCTC
This window encodes:
- a CDS encoding WbuC family cupin fold metalloprotein: MKDSAGLTQNRPQIFADYLAMTSLVRIDQQLLSSLSQRAHQHSRRRLNHNFHEPPDVVNRMLNAIEPDSYICPHRHQHPPLEESFLVLRGAGAVIVFADTGELEDILVLDSRRQCWGVEIPAERYHTILSRAVSSVFYEVKQGPYDPQRAKEFAPWAPLEGTPEALAHLQRLHRWVDQAQQM